A window of Granulicella arctica genomic DNA:
CCTGCCAAAACCGTAATGGTTTCCGCCGTCGAGACTGTAGTTTATGGAACGCGGGCTTTATCCACGTTCCAAGCTCGAAGAGCGTCAAATTTATAGCTTGCTCTCTTTGATAATCACTTCACTCTAATCAAATTGCGCCTTTCCAAAGGACCTTGTGCGCCAAGCTGTTTGCCTCCGTCAACTCTTCCGAACGCGAGTCCAAGCAATAGATCATCAAGCTCTGTCATGTTAACGCAGAGATCCTTTGCGACTTGTTGACGAGTAATGCCCTCTTCCTGAAGCGCGGAAAATGCTTTCGCGAGCAATTGCGAGGCTTCGTGACGTCCTGGATCGGGCTCATTCTTGGTGTAACCGCGCTTTGAGAGCTCCACATAAATGGTTCGATAATGCCAATCGCTCAAAATCTTCAGAGTGTGAAAACGATAGGCGAGTGCAGCCGCTGAGACGGACCAGATCTTCTTCAGACGAACAAGGGTTTCTGTAGTTGTGAATTTTGGGGCATGAGCAAGGACGCTAGCACGCGGCATCAAGAAGGCTGAAGCAAAGGCGTCCGCTTCCTTTTCGGCCTGTCGACCTTGAGGGGCAGCATGCCTATGCAGAACCAAGTGACCTAGTTCATGCGCTGCATCGAATCGGCTGTGCTCCGCTGTTTTCTGGGTGTTCAGAAATACAAAGGGAGTTCCGCCCCTCCACATTGAAAAAGCGTCAACTTCCTTTGCTTTAACCGAGAGCGCAAAAATGCGTACGCCCTTACTCTCCAGCAGGTGGACCGTATTTCGCACTTCGCCAACACCGAGGCCCCATTCACGACGGAGCGCCTCAGCAGCCGCTTCCGGACTTTGATCGCGTCCAATCTCTGGAATATCCGGATGAGGGAGCTCGAACCGTTTTTCCAACCAACTATTCAAGTGCAGTGCGATTGCCCCTTGGCTTAGAGCCATGTCGCGCTGCCAAGCGTTCATTTTTGATTGAGCACGAAAACTGGCGGTGTCAGGGGTCGGCTCATTCAGATCTTCCCCAAAAAAGAAGGCTACAGGAAATTTAAGAACACGGCCCAGATCTGCTACAGCTTTGGTACTTGGTTTAAACTCGCCTGCCTCATAGGCAGAAATCGTGCGCAGCTCAAGGCCAACTTCGCTCGCCAAGTCGGTTTTGGTCATGCCACGACGTCTACGCGCAACAGCAAGTCTATTGGGATTGAACCCTGGGGCTTCACGCTCGTCGTCTAACCTCAACGTGAATTGTGTCGTCGCTTCCGGTCTCTGCTGATCCACTTCCATCCCCGCCTCTATCGTTGTCATGTACGAGCAATACTTCATCACCATCGAATGGGATAGAAGCAAGGATGATGCGCTCAGCCCATCCATCTACTCTTCCGTCAATCCCAATAGCGATAGGTCGGGACAATTCACATCGAACGCTTCTAGTCATCGTGTCCCGGTAGGTGAGGAGAAGCCAAGTCGACCATTCCTCAATTGCCTCGAGGTCGATCGGGTCCGGAGGTGCGTCCATGTCTGAAAACAATCCTAGCTGAGCCCGATTTGAACTGGTTGCATCCTTAATCGTCACGCCCTTGGGATTTCGCGTGCGTGGAACCATCCCTTCGATACCTGTGCACTCATCGCCAGAAGAGACCGTAAGCGCGATTCCAGTCTCTCGCATAATGGTAAGCGGCAGGTTGCGATCGTTATGGCGTTCCCAACCTCGTGGGACGAGCCCCTCCCGAAGCCCACAATTTGCTTCACCCCAAGCCATGATGCCAGCAAAAGCGGGTGGATGATTTTGCGTGCAGTTTAGCCAAGCAAAGAAGCCGCGCTTAACGGGATCTAGCAAGAGCTGCTCAGTCAGACCGAGTTTCCTCAATCTGTCTTCGACTTCGACTGGCTTTGTAAAGACTCGTTGTTCCAAGCAACCTCCAGGACATCGCTTCCTATATTCTTACCACAAATGAGGGAGAAAAATCGGAACTACTATCAGTTCGCAGTAAACGAGTTACATGCCAAGTCCATACCCGTGCGAGCGCTCGGGCACAATCTCAATTTTAGGCTCAATTTTCAACTCGGGCGCATGAGCACTCTGGTGCGAAACGTCATGCCCAAGCGCCGCTCCCAGCCCTGCTCGATCATTTGTAAAGAGCTGCGCATCATGCGCTCCGCGCGAGACGGCGACATAGGCCATGCGGTTGTTGAGCAGGTCCTTGGCTCCCAGCTCCGTATCAACATTAATCAGCACCCGGTCGGCAGTCTGTCCCTGGCTGGAATGGCTGGTCACGGCATAGCCGTGGTCAAGATGCGGATGCTTCGCTGGGTCAACCTCGACCGACCGACCGCTATCCATCTTCAGGGTCATCCGGCTCTCGCCGATGTTCTCGACCGTCCCCAGCTCCCGGTTTGCCAGCTTCAACTCTGATGACGGAGCGGTAAGCTGCACCCGGTCCCCGACGGAAAACTCTCGATCCTGCTCGCGATAGATCGAAACACCCTGCTGCCGGCGCGGGTCGTAGCTCTTCTCTGTGCCGTCCTGCAGCTCGACTGTGAGCCGGTTGTTTGGAGCGTCGATGCTCTTGACCCTGGCATACTCGCCTTTGGCGATGCCGGTCTCCTGCGAACTCCGACTATAGAGAAGCACGTCGCCGGCGTCGTACCTGGCTGCCCAGATTCGGTCTGCCCCAGTGAGATCCTGACGCGGCACCAGCACCTGGGTCCGATGCTCCTCCTGGCCGACGATTCCCCTGGACTGCAGCTCGGCGTGAATCGCCTGATTGATCTCCATGCGGGAACGATTGTCGGGCGAGACGACCAGCGTACTCTCAGGCGACCGGGCATACTCCTTTGCGATGGCCCCGATCCGCTCTTTATTTCCCTTCACCTCATGGATGCGGCCCTGACGCTCCAGGCCGGCAATCGCCTCCCCAACCTGGCCATGGGCGAGCTGCTCGACGGTCTGCTTCAACTCCGGGTCTTTCTGGCGCACGATCTCATCGAGCTTCACCGTCTTCATGCCGCCGTCCTGCATCTGAGCGAAGATTCGGCCAGCCTCCACCGATTCATGTTGCCGGGTGTCGCCGACCAGGAGAACGCGGTCGTTCGGGTGCAGGCGCCCGATGAACTCGTGCATCTGCCGGGTGGAGGTCAGCGAACTCTCGTCAACCACATAGAGCCGCTGCTCGCCGGTGTCTCTCTGCTGGCCTCGGGCGAGATGCTTCTGCAAAGTTGAAGTCTCAATCCCTGCCTCGGCCAGCTTCGCCGCCGCGCCGCTCGTCGGCGCAAAACCCTCGATCCTGATTCCATCCCGCTCGACGCCTTCCCGGATCACCGCAAGAGTGGTCGTCTTCCCTGCCCCGGCAACGCCATCCAAGCCAATGATCTTTTCCCGGCTCAAGAAAACCTGATCGACGGCCTCCCACTGGGCTGCGTTTAGTTGCGGATGTCGGTCCTCGGTCTCGATCCGCGTCCGACCCTCCACCAGCATCGGGTCGTCATAGCCACGTCGGGTTCCTTTCTCAACGTGCGCGAGGATCTCGCGTTCCATCTTCACCATCGTAGCCGTCGTATAGTGCTGGCCCTCGTGTTTTGGACCGTGATCGACGGTGCGGAACTCCCCAGCCTGCTTCCTTCGGTCGAACTCTTGACGTACCTGGCTGAACGAGGCCTCCCCCATGCTCCGGTCCAGGGCCGCTGTCAGGATCGATCGCCCGCTCTCGACCGCCGATCGCTCGAA
This region includes:
- a CDS encoding ImmA/IrrE family metallo-endopeptidase — translated: MDGLSASSLLLSHSMVMKYCSYMTTIEAGMEVDQQRPEATTQFTLRLDDEREAPGFNPNRLAVARRRRGMTKTDLASEVGLELRTISAYEAGEFKPSTKAVADLGRVLKFPVAFFFGEDLNEPTPDTASFRAQSKMNAWQRDMALSQGAIALHLNSWLEKRFELPHPDIPEIGRDQSPEAAAEALRREWGLGVGEVRNTVHLLESKGVRIFALSVKAKEVDAFSMWRGGTPFVFLNTQKTAEHSRFDAAHELGHLVLHRHAAPQGRQAEKEADAFASAFLMPRASVLAHAPKFTTTETLVRLKKIWSVSAAALAYRFHTLKILSDWHYRTIYVELSKRGYTKNEPDPGRHEASQLLAKAFSALQEEGITRQQVAKDLCVNMTELDDLLLGLAFGRVDGGKQLGAQGPLERRNLIRVK
- the mobF gene encoding MobF family relaxase, with translation MLSISSKPLSAGQARTYHAREFASEKQNYWSRDQQGHSEWQGKLASQWGLQGLVGSEHFARLSEGQHPQTEEQLVRHSVSKTYEGKNGREVTTVEHRAGWDATFSAPKSVSVTALVGGDDRVREAHRESVRVALSELERYTQARIGNVREPETTGKFAAATFEHDTARPVDGYAAPQLHTHAVIFNVTERENGQTRSLQTHQMYSSQTYATKVYQTELAVRLKDLGYTVERGEYGQPEIKGYTKQYLEASSPRREQIKDHLRAEGLDGPAAAQVAAHRTRDSKELLSQGEVLQQHRELAERFGHQADRVVAEAREHTQKVSREPELAARQGVTYARDHLFERSAVESGRSILTAALDRSMGEASFSQVRQEFDRRKQAGEFRTVDHGPKHEGQHYTTATMVKMEREILAHVEKGTRRGYDDPMLVEGRTRIETEDRHPQLNAAQWEAVDQVFLSREKIIGLDGVAGAGKTTTLAVIREGVERDGIRIEGFAPTSGAAAKLAEAGIETSTLQKHLARGQQRDTGEQRLYVVDESSLTSTRQMHEFIGRLHPNDRVLLVGDTRQHESVEAGRIFAQMQDGGMKTVKLDEIVRQKDPELKQTVEQLAHGQVGEAIAGLERQGRIHEVKGNKERIGAIAKEYARSPESTLVVSPDNRSRMEINQAIHAELQSRGIVGQEEHRTQVLVPRQDLTGADRIWAARYDAGDVLLYSRSSQETGIAKGEYARVKSIDAPNNRLTVELQDGTEKSYDPRRQQGVSIYREQDREFSVGDRVQLTAPSSELKLANRELGTVENIGESRMTLKMDSGRSVEVDPAKHPHLDHGYAVTSHSSQGQTADRVLINVDTELGAKDLLNNRMAYVAVSRGAHDAQLFTNDRAGLGAALGHDVSHQSAHAPELKIEPKIEIVPERSHGYGLGM